ATAGTTAACAATCCAGCGTTGTGGCTCGCCACCCCAGTACTCCCACTGACGAATGTCACCGCCGTCTTCGGTACTGAATTCGTAGACATCCAACGCTTTACCGCTAAAGCGCGAAATAATGCCATAGGTGCCGTTGCCTTCATCGATAATCTGCCATTGCTGGTTTTCGCCGCCCTGGTATTCCCACTGGCGAATCTCGCCACCGTCTTCGGTGCTCCAGCCGTACACGTCCAGTGATTTACCGCTGTGGGCGGCGCGTATGGAGTAATAGCCGTTGTTTAAATTGACAATATCCCACTTCTGATTCGCGCTGCCGTTGTCTTCCCACTGGACAACGTTGGCACCGTCGTCGTGGCTGCCAGACTGCACTTCTAACAGTTTTCCGCTGTGCACAGAGGTGAAGGTTACCCGGCCATTTGACAGGGGGCCGGCGGGTTCATCGGCCAGCGAGAAGTTGCGGTTAAACGTCGGCCAGCCATTGGAAAATGACATTTCCAGGATGTCCAAACGGGCAGGCCAACCGGTGGGGCTGGTGCCATCGTAGTAATGAATGGTCGCCAGGTTTTGGCCGTGGTTGTTCAGGTAACCGAAATGCCCGGGGCCAATGTAGATGCCGTCGGTGGCAAGAACAGGGCTGCCGCCGTGGTTCCACATGTCGACGCCGCCCTGATCAATATAAGGGCCGGTCGGGCTGGTGGAGCGTCCCATGACAATGTAATAGTCACTTTCGTTACCGGCACAGCATTCGCCCAGATTGACGAACATATAGTAGTAGCCGTTTATGTACTGTACCTGGGCGGCTTCAAACTCGTGCCAGGCGCCGTTGTTACCAACCACGGGGTAGCGGTTGCCGTTCAGCAAGTGGCCGGTGGCTGGATTGATCTGGCGCATGTAGATACCGGCGTAGTGCGAGCCGTAGACCATCCAGACATTGTTATCGGCATCGCGAAACAGCCCGGCATCAATCGCGTTGACGGGCTGCCCACCGGAATAGGGTTCGTCGACGGTGGAGACCACCATGCCTAGATCTTGCCAGTTGGGGTTATTCAGCGAGTCGGTCACCATAACGCCGATGGCCGATTTCATTCCGGTGGTGTTGGAAAACGCCGAATAGTACAGGTAGTACCTGCCGTTCATTTTAATCAGATCAGGTGCCCAGAAGTTGCCATCAAACCCCGGGACTTTGTCATTGATCCAGTTGGGATAAGTATTAAGGGGCACCGGTGATGGGCCTCGCGACCAGTTGATCAGGTCGGTGGAATAGAGCGCGTTAATCGGGAAGTTGCCTGCCCCTGCGCCAGTACCAAAGGTCCAATAGGTATCACCATCTTTTACGATGGTTGAAGGATCGTGAATATCCGTGGTGCCATTTAAGGTAATGGCATGGCCCTGTAGAGCGCAAAGCAGGCCGAAAAATAGACCCAATACCCTGAAGGTATCTCTCATTTTCATCATTGTACTATCCATCTTGTACTATCCATTCATTCGTTATTTTTGGGGAAAGCACGCACTACTTAAGCGTGATCGACACCTATTTTTAATAGGTAATACAATAGTATTATAATTAGTATGTTTAGAGGGTGATGAATGCCCAGGTACGGGCGTTTTTAAATATCGATTGGAAATAACGGGAGTGGCAGTCCCAAGATATTTGAATATGCGGGGCGCCATTCGTCGACGCTAGCGGATGAGGCTTGTGGGAATGGCTGCTCGACGGGCGCCTATCTTGTCTCGATGGGCAAAGCGCTGCGGCTGGATAACCCATCTATGTTGTCGGTTTATGTCCCAGCGCACGGGCGGGCAACATGAGTACTGCGCGCAGGAACGCAAACAGGGCCTCGAAGGTGATGCCCACAAGGCGAAATGGCAGTGACAGAAGCCAGACGATTGGCCACAGCAGAAGAGCGAGCAGAGCGAGCGGCCAGCAGAAAACGAATAGTATGAGCCAGAGTAGAAAGTTGAGCATTGTGAGTCCTTGTCGGTAGTAACTGTGGTGCGAATTCAGCCCGCCTTAATGGTCGCTATCTCTATAGTCGGGTTTTTGCTGCCGAAATAAAAGTTTTCATTTCTCGTTGAGTTGCTACCGTCTTAGCCACCTAAATTGCTTGGTAAGGAATAGGCTAGTGAGCCACTGGAGGCACTATGAATCTATATATCGCTCACTTCTCGCTCAATAAGATTAGAAAGTCCTGATAACCCTCTTGCTCCTGCTCGTTGTCGTGCCATCGTTGCAAACTTGCAAGATTGACCGGGTGCGCTCTGGCAACCAAAAGGGCCTGTTCCAGGCACTGTTTATCACCGAAATAGTAGTAGTTCGCCAGCCTGTCTTTCACGCAGTCCGTTGGAGTCAGCAACCTGAGGGTGCCGTGTTCTGTCGCTATCGAGTTCACAGCACTGGATGGAATGTATTCATCGCCGATAGTCAGTGGTGCTGAGGGAAACTCTACAGATAACTCTGTGTCGGGATGGATAAAATGACGGCTGTTTTTGGGCTGGTTTTCGAAGCCGAGTGACTGAATGGCTTTGGCGATCTGGCGGTTGCTCTTCAGACTGATATCAATGAAATCCAGATCTTTGGATACATAGTTTTCTGACGAGTAGATTGAGACGCAGGAGCCTCCCGAAAGAACCACGTTGATGCCCGCCTTCTTTAAGGTCTCTGCGATTAAGGCGGCGAGTTCAAGACGAGTCAGTCCACTTATGGGGCTCATAATGGCTTGCCCTTTTTCCGGGGGCGGCGACGATCTAGCTCCAGTTGTTCACGAAGTTCATCGGGGAGCATGCTTAGGGCCTTTTCTATCAAGAGTTTCAGCTCGGGCACAAAAGGGTACCGGGGGTTGTAGCTATAAACTCGGGTCCGCCCGACTTTTTGGCTGATCAACAGGCTATCTCGCTCCATGCGATCCAGCTGTTTCTGAATTGGGCTGAGGTCAGTGGAGAACGTCTTGGCTATCTCTGCCGCGTAACCAGATTCTCTGGCGGTAATGAATAGCAGAACCCGTTCGGCGCTCAGGGAGCCCAGAATTGCTTCGATCATCGATGAACCTATAAAGTGGGTTTTAAAACCTACAAAGTAGGTTTATAAACCTACTTTGTAGGTTTGTCGAGTGTTCTTTTCCAAGCGGTTTAAGTTGCCTCTCGGGCAAGTTTAGATTGCATGCATACTAGGGCGACACGTGGAATGAATTTTTAGACTCGCTTTTGAGGGCCTGTGTAGTTAGTTGG
The Microbulbifer celer DNA segment above includes these coding regions:
- a CDS encoding winged helix-turn-helix domain-containing protein; the protein is MIEAILGSLSAERVLLFITARESGYAAEIAKTFSTDLSPIQKQLDRMERDSLLISQKVGRTRVYSYNPRYPFVPELKLLIEKALSMLPDELREQLELDRRRPRKKGKPL
- a CDS encoding RICIN domain-containing protein; translation: MMKMRDTFRVLGLFFGLLCALQGHAITLNGTTDIHDPSTIVKDGDTYWTFGTGAGAGNFPINALYSTDLINWSRGPSPVPLNTYPNWINDKVPGFDGNFWAPDLIKMNGRYYLYYSAFSNTTGMKSAIGVMVTDSLNNPNWQDLGMVVSTVDEPYSGGQPVNAIDAGLFRDADNNVWMVYGSHYAGIYMRQINPATGHLLNGNRYPVVGNNGAWHEFEAAQVQYINGYYYMFVNLGECCAGNESDYYIVMGRSTSPTGPYIDQGGVDMWNHGGSPVLATDGIYIGPGHFGYLNNHGQNLATIHYYDGTSPTGWPARLDILEMSFSNGWPTFNRNFSLADEPAGPLSNGRVTFTSVHSGKLLEVQSGSHDDGANVVQWEDNGSANQKWDIVNLNNGYYSIRAAHSGKSLDVYGWSTEDGGEIRQWEYQGGENQQWQIIDEGNGTYGIISRFSGKALDVYEFSTEDGGDIRQWEYWGGEPQRWIVNYQ